The following proteins are encoded in a genomic region of Hyla sarda isolate aHylSar1 chromosome 3, aHylSar1.hap1, whole genome shotgun sequence:
- the LOC130360885 gene encoding hemoglobin heart muscle subunit alpha-type-like isoform X1: MGLSEGEKALLSAVMAKVAEKKEDIGSEAITRLLKDHDELKSHFSHMDLTPGSQDLKTHGGKYCQALVNEVNHADSLKEHMAKLQDQHTNTLKLSKEQIKWLLDDIRDLIGETFPSDFNEDTRVACDKYFCEVASVLTSS; the protein is encoded by the exons TGGCCAAAGTAGCAGAGAAGAAGGAGGACATTGGATCTGAGGCCATCACCAG GCTCCTGAAGGACCATGATGAATTGAAGTCCCACTTTAGTCACATGGACCTGACTCCTGGTTCTCAGGATCTGAAGACTCATGGAGGAAAGTACTGCCAAGCACTAGTAAATGAAGTAAACCATGCGGACAGCCTCAAAGAGCACATGGCCAAGCTCCAAGACCAGCACACCAACACGCTGAAACTGAGCAAAGAACAGATCAAG TGGCTGCTGGATGATATTCGAGACCTCATCGGAGAGACCTTCCCCAGTGACTTCAATGAGGACACCCGGGTGGCTTGTGACAAGTACTTCTGTGAGGTCGCCAGTGTCCTGACCTCCAGCTGA
- the LOC130360885 gene encoding hemoglobin subunit alpha-3-like isoform X2, translating into MGNCTTLPLHRLLKDHDELKSHFSHMDLTPGSQDLKTHGGKYCQALVNEVNHADSLKEHMAKLQDQHTNTLKLSKEQIKWLLDDIRDLIGETFPSDFNEDTRVACDKYFCEVASVLTSS; encoded by the exons GCTCCTGAAGGACCATGATGAATTGAAGTCCCACTTTAGTCACATGGACCTGACTCCTGGTTCTCAGGATCTGAAGACTCATGGAGGAAAGTACTGCCAAGCACTAGTAAATGAAGTAAACCATGCGGACAGCCTCAAAGAGCACATGGCCAAGCTCCAAGACCAGCACACCAACACGCTGAAACTGAGCAAAGAACAGATCAAG TGGCTGCTGGATGATATTCGAGACCTCATCGGAGAGACCTTCCCCAGTGACTTCAATGAGGACACCCGGGTGGCTTGTGACAAGTACTTCTGTGAGGTCGCCAGTGTCCTGACCTCCAGCTGA